The following are from one region of the Stanieria cyanosphaera PCC 7437 genome:
- a CDS encoding Crp/Fnr family transcriptional regulator — protein sequence MILMQETSKTNKRLHTFSPRELMPLQPEHFWLLKQGVVKTCTWNEEGTAITLGYWGSGDIVGHSLSLVNPYQIECLTTVEAICVPLRQCDWLSDSICRHIQQTEELLYIVRSERMYHRLLKILVWLARKFGREVERGKLIDLPLTHQELAEIIGTTRVTVTKLINQLEQEGVIARPRRNLIILQSDRS from the coding sequence ATGATACTGATGCAGGAAACCTCAAAAACAAATAAGAGGTTACATACTTTTAGCCCCCGCGAACTCATGCCCTTGCAACCAGAACATTTTTGGCTACTCAAACAAGGAGTAGTTAAAACTTGTACCTGGAACGAAGAGGGAACAGCGATAACTTTGGGCTATTGGGGTTCGGGAGATATTGTCGGTCATTCCCTATCTCTGGTCAATCCCTATCAAATTGAATGTTTAACTACTGTGGAGGCGATTTGCGTTCCTCTTCGTCAGTGTGACTGGTTATCCGATTCAATTTGTCGCCATATTCAACAAACCGAAGAACTGTTATATATAGTTAGATCAGAACGAATGTATCACCGTTTGTTAAAAATTTTAGTATGGCTGGCACGTAAATTTGGTAGAGAAGTTGAACGGGGAAAGTTGATCGATTTACCTTTAACTCATCAGGAGTTAGCCGAAATTATCGGTACTACTAGAGTAACTGTAACTAAATTGATTAATCAATTAGAACAAGAAGGCGTGATTGCTCGTCCTCGTCGTAATTTAATAATTTTACAAAGCGATCGCTCTTGA